The DNA segment GTGAGTTCTGCacattattatattctttattaggGAGTGACTTTTCATTTTGATCATGTTCCTTATACATCCATTCCATAGGAAACGGAGATGATAGATTATCTTGATGGCAAAGGATATCATATGAGAGAACACTTCCCAGAGAATGACCATATAATGAAACCTACACAAGTCAGCATGAAGTGAACCACTGTAGACATTGAAAATGTAGAGGGGAAATGAAGGAAATCTAGTCATTGAAGTACCTTTCCATTATATCCAGGATTCCTTTTGAGAAACTTCAGATATAATCGATTCAGTTGGTTAGATACCTAAAGAAGTGTAAATTCCCAGGTCAACCTCTATTATAATGGTATAAAATGCAATTTTTAAAAGCAACCTATATTCAaccactgaaaaaaaaataaaaaaagtgattgTGCAtctagtttttaaaaattatatctgCAGTGTAATTACACATAATCctaaaaggaaaaggttttatttatgtattgcagcatagttttgaaattgaaaaatatgtttggaAACAAGCATGTACATGCAAGGGAGTTTCTAGATATAAAACTTCCTTGAGCTCTTAGAAAATGGAATTTGGGATTTATGGATTTTAAACGAAGCTAAAGCAAGATTAGAAGAATGAAGAAACAACCAACTATTGTTTGAATGAATTTCTAAGGCTATGTTCCATCAACAATACAACTGAAAATGTCAGAAAATGAGAGGAAAAGAGAGTAAAGGTCAAGATGATTCATTGAAGTTCCACTGTAGTGTTCTCAAACATCACATGTCAGGGAAGCTACAGtttgttttaccttttttttttatagattcaATGAAAGATAGTTTCATCATTTACATTGAACTAGACAAGCATTGAGAGCCAAATAaatagtttaagaaaaaaagtcaaGTAATCATTTTTTTAGCTTTATCATTCAAGAAAAGTACCAATATAAATAACAGtccaaataattatttcttaaatgcCAGAAGGAttgaaaacacaaaaataagaatttacTTAGCCAAACAACTCAAAACAATAGTGATTGAGCAACGTATTGAGCTATTACAGTCAATTGAAACCAGATTAGCAGCGTGTGATGAATAAGCTTAAGCACACCACGTATAATTGCTGTCAAGATCATTAATGCTTTGCTTAGTTTATTTAAATGCACAAAAAGAGGGTTAATATCAAGTGATGAACAGGGACCTacaaacaatataattaaatgaagaTTCAGAGCAGTGCATACACtcgaaaaaaataagaaaacataccGAGTCAATTATGTCTTGACAGTAAATTGGGCTCATGTAGTATAATACATCATGAACAGTTGCACTCAATGTGACACGCAATCCCCGCACTCCATCTAATGTTATTTTTTCAACAGCAGTTTCACCACTCAGCTTCAAACCTTTTCTCCACTAGATAACATGAAATAGTCAATTAGTTAGAATTAAATAAAGGGAAGATCATGACTAACACTAGCGAACCTAATAAATAAGGGTATCAGGTTTCTGTGTATGTTCTATTTACATAGTCATTCAAGCATTAACTTCAAACGGAATGATCTCAAGGATTCTCAGTGGCCCTAAACATGTATGTGACTGGTTTATGTTTTGGCATTTCTTTGGTGTTTAATTTTGGTTGATTCAATAGGATTGCACTTTCCTACGTCATCATAGCTTGTACAAGTAGCTAAATGACTTCGAAAATAAGTGacacaaaagtaaaaaaaaaaaaaaaaacaaaaggagaagcttattttgtaaaattgccAAGTGCAGACTACATTCCGATTCTACCTAACATAGTTTCATTATTCCTTAAAATGCTGTATAATttactgtaattatttttaatccaatAGAATATATTACTCAAGGAAACTAAAATGTGAAAATACCCCAAATTCTCAAAATTGGGTAAGAAAGGGAAGCACGTGAAATTGACAATCAAAAACTAGGATTTCAAGGAGATTTATAGATTTAATGCATGTTTCTTACTGTGAAGTACAAGTGAGAATTCAGGAATAAGGTCTTCAGGTCCACAGTACATATCTCAATATAATAACTACAGATTAGCACATACTCAGCTTCAATTTTAACCATAACCGCAAAAATAAGGTCcagtgtaaaaaaaaaggaaaatctaGGCGAGATATAGGGATAAGTTGTATAGAGAAGGGACAAACACCCTCAAAACAGAGGAGAAAAATACCGGAGAACAAAAGGCTTGGAGAACAAAAGGCTTGGAACacacagagaataaaataatgaataccTGGCATGGAATAAAGAGGACCCTTTGGGTGCCACGCTGATGAGCAGTAAGGTGCTGCTCTGCAAGACTTGCTGTAATATGCCGGAAATTGCCCACATCATCaactaaattggatttttcCAACCTTTGGCCAATACCATGAACCATAAATACCAAGTGACGAACAGGGACCTACAAACAATTACTGTCATGTAATTGACATCAAATAAACCACGGCAGGACTGGGGAGCTATATCTGATAAATTCAGTTTTCTGAAAACAGAGTTCCCCCAGGTGTCAGCAGAAACGTAACAACTGTGACGAGACTGGTGAGAGACATAagtataataatgataataatctTGATACCTGGGAGCAGTAATCATCCATAGCCTCCTCCTTCTGCTGTCTTAGTTCATCCTGCTAAAAGTTCCAACTTAATAACAATAGAAATATCTGTATTCATGTCCTTCCAAAAAATGCACATACAGTTTGTTCTACAGCAGCTAATGACTATCAACAATATGAAATCAAATGCATAAAAAATGAGATacaggttatatatatatatatatatatatatatatatatatatatatatatatatatatatatatataaatgtaatcaTGAGAAACATAGTAATATTTTCCCATTTCAATAATCACTTACACTGAATGTGATATACATGCTGATTTTCTATCTAatataaaatgtgttaaataatatttgattgcgGTATGGTAGACATGACAATGTGTATGTCAGCACAAACACACCTTTAGAATCACAAAAATAGTAGAAGATCAAATTACATAGCAAAATTAGGATATCATTTGTGCTCTCCTACGTAAAGAATGAGGAACACTCTGATGGCATACTGTCTGTTTCTACATGTTATTAGCAATAAAGGAGGggaataaaaatagaaaacctgGGTTGGTTTTGGAGAATTTGATGGAGAGTAACCACGTCTAAGCTTGATTGCATTTCCAGTAAAACTAACAAAACTAGAAAAGCCAGAAGCATCAATATTTAGCCAGGCCTCCCAGGTGTCGTCTTCTCCTGTGAAAAGGGCATGCAGGCCCTGTATTTTCAACACCAAAATACAATAATGCAACAGATATTGGTGATAAAATTCAATCCACAACTCTAAATAAATGGCTTAAATATGGTGTATGCCCTATAAACATGTAAAATGTTAACCTTTAGACCCTCGAGAAAAAATTCCTTCTTTTGTCTCTTGGCTTTAGAAATGTGTTAGGTGTGGTTTTCGTTCTTCACTGAAAAAATGCCTCTTTGTAGTCTCCGCTTAAGGAAATAGTGACCACAGACAGTTCTATAAATGGGAGATCAAAAGGAAATTGTTTTTCTAGGGACTAATGACAAAAATTGCTCTATTTACAAGGATTACATATATAtagtatcattttttttaaagaatctGCATACCTGAGTGGAGCCTTGCAAATCAACTCGAGCAGCGAAAAGTCCTGATGGTTGGAATGTCCTTCGGTGCCAAACCTATGGAAATCAATAAGAAATAAATCTTTCGCTTTCTgaagcaaagaagaaaacaaactgAAATCTGCCCATTCTAATTGAAACCCAGcaaaaaacagtatttcaaatGCTTTATTTGCCTGTCCTTTCTTGTTTTTCCTATTTTGCTTTCATCTCTTTTAGGCTTACAACATCCCTTCTGATCCTAATCTCATAAATTTtcatccaataaaatataaataaataacaattaagaAACAAAGAAGTAGATAGTTAGAAATACCCGGGCAATTGCCTAGTAATTGAAGTGCAATAGTTGTGCTGAGCACATTTTCGTAATCGTGTGCCAGAACAGCATTTTCGTAATTGGAAAAGGTGATCAAgcattaaaatgaataatttgaaTAATCATACAGACCTGACTTCGATAAGCAATCTCTAGTTGTTCAGAAACGTCTTCACGAAGTGGTAGCCAATCCAGGCCCCCTTTACGTGCAAACCAATGGCCTCTTAGGACACGTCTGTTTTCTCCGTTCCAATAAACAGGGAAACAATGTCTGGAAACCAAGTCTACCTCGTACAGTCCTCCCTTTACAGGGACACCAACCCTCTCTTCTTCTATTTCATAGAGTTGAGATGGTTCACTACGTCCCAGAAAAGATCCGGTATCTGACTTTGTAGTGGAACTTTGCCGTTCTCTTGGGCCTTCACTGCATTCCGCGTACTCCCTCCACCAACTAGAAAGCAGTTCTTCCTCTCTCTACCAATCCATATACAAGAAAGAATCTCACTATCTAAAGGTCACCAGGTTGATGACTGAAATAAAAGAGCAAAACTACGAAATATTAAAGTATACATTTCATAAAATGACCTGCAAGAAAGATGCTTCAATGGCTAGAGAATCTCTCATGCCAAAACGAAAATAGTCACTCTTGCCTACAATCTCCGTTCGTGGGACTGACGCTGCCAACTCTGTTcgaaaaaattaattgtttaccACTGCGGTGGAGCGGGTAATGAGTAATAACAATCAAGAATGCGTGTCTCCAGAATCCAGATGAATAGAAAGATAGTTACTGTTCCTATAAATATAATGTGAGTACTGAATTGAAATTCTAAAACCCTAGCGATGGAATTAGACAGATACCGTTGGGAGCGAGAGGGATCTTACAAAAATACCACCTAACATCACCGCCATCAGAGGGGCTACACGTCTGCGCCAGATACTTCTGCCTCGCTTTAGAGTGTTCGATCACATCCTCCAATCTCGCAATGTTAGACGGCGTGTTTTTCAGCAAGTCAGGCCGAATCTCTTCCCCTTCCGCCATCGCCGCCGTGGTTTCCACCGCCAACAAGCAAAGAATCCTTCACTTCTACTCTGCCTCTGCCTctccctctctctttctctctctatcctTTAATAATCAGTATTATAAATAGTAAGAATTAGCAAACAAAGGAAAGACAGAAAGCTATGGCATGCGTTGAACATCAGGTGAATTGAATTCGATGCAATTACACCTTACACCCCGACACCGCTCTACGTATATAACTTTTCTTCCCAACCCCCTTTCCTAACAGAACTCATTCAAAAACAACTGTTAAGTATaactaaaacataattaaattaaatatactaaCAATCTCCattaatgttttaaacaaccttttaatttaatgacaagcaaaatacttttcaattattaatgCTATAACGTTCCactcaaacaaattaaattcgAATGCAAGATATT comes from the Vigna radiata var. radiata cultivar VC1973A chromosome 2, Vradiata_ver6, whole genome shotgun sequence genome and includes:
- the LOC106756093 gene encoding phospholipase SGR2 isoform X1; the protein is MAEGEEIRPDLLKNTPSNIARLEDVIEHSKARQKYLAQTCSPSDGGDVRWYFCKIPLAPNELAASVPRTEIVGKSDYFRFGMRDSLAIEASFLQREEELLSSWWREYAECSEGPRERQSSTTKSDTGSFLGRSEPSQLYEIEEERVGVPVKGGLYEVDLVSRHCFPVYWNGENRRVLRGHWFARKGGLDWLPLREDVSEQLEIAYRSQVWHRRTFQPSGLFAARVDLQGSTQGLHALFTGEDDTWEAWLNIDASGFSSFVSFTGNAIKLRRGYSPSNSPKPTQQDELRQQKEEAMDDYCSQVPVRHLVFMVHGIGQRLEKSNLVDDVGNFRHITASLAEQHLTAHQRGTQRVLFIPCQWRKGLKLSGETAVEKITLDGVRGLRVTLSATVHDVLYYMSPIYCQDIIDSVSNQLNRLYLKFLKRNPGYNGKVSLYGHSLGSVLSYDILCHQDNLSSPFPMEWMYKEHDQNEKSLPNKEYNNVQNSLINPDDTFSMVSPSEENKGTQHTSPDMEAEYCEESSVLGPELSSVREFSAEPSFVEPNNKGDVSEFLSDSSYTNVEKMDALDEPESMNVGLPADTDECKVARNKDEVINKLREEIDSLKAELESRHSINQTEEELHSVQKLSKKSPAIQDAPKSYTPYIKYTKLQFEVDTFFAVGSPLGVFLALRNIRIGIGKGQEYWEQENIREEMPACRQLFNIFHPYDPVAYRIEPLVCKEYISQRPVLIPYHRGGKRLHIGFQEFTEDLAVRTHSVKNYMISARDKVITLCQSRKFDNSEGESSEEEEETSYGSFMIERLTGSKSGRIDHMLQDKTFEHPYLQAIGAHTNYWRDYDTALFILKHLYRDTPEDQDIIEDPDLSIVSSMDKSKQESTSVGWYEPRDTIEEDLPLTFSDKVMVRSFSSKAKKVLQKHTAPNY
- the LOC106756093 gene encoding phospholipase SGR2 isoform X2, translating into MAEGEEIRPDLLKNTPSNIARLEDVIEHSKARQKYLAQTCSPSDGGDVRWYFCKIPLAPNELAASVPRTEIVGKSDYFRFGMRDSLAIEASFLQREEELLSSWWREYAECSEGPRERQSSTTKSDTGSFLGRSEPSQLYEIEEERVGVPVKGGLYEVDLVSRHCFPVYWNGENRRVLRGHWFARKGGLDWLPLREDVSEQLEIAYRSQVWHRRTFQPSGLFAARVDLQGSTQGLHALFTGEDDTWEAWLNIDASGFSSFVSFTGNAIKLRRGYSPSNSPKPTQDELRQQKEEAMDDYCSQVPVRHLVFMVHGIGQRLEKSNLVDDVGNFRHITASLAEQHLTAHQRGTQRVLFIPCQWRKGLKLSGETAVEKITLDGVRGLRVTLSATVHDVLYYMSPIYCQDIIDSVSNQLNRLYLKFLKRNPGYNGKVSLYGHSLGSVLSYDILCHQDNLSSPFPMEWMYKEHDQNEKSLPNKEYNNVQNSLINPDDTFSMVSPSEENKGTQHTSPDMEAEYCEESSVLGPELSSVREFSAEPSFVEPNNKGDVSEFLSDSSYTNVEKMDALDEPESMNVGLPADTDECKVARNKDEVINKLREEIDSLKAELESRHSINQTEEELHSVQKLSKKSPAIQDAPKSYTPYIKYTKLQFEVDTFFAVGSPLGVFLALRNIRIGIGKGQEYWEQENIREEMPACRQLFNIFHPYDPVAYRIEPLVCKEYISQRPVLIPYHRGGKRLHIGFQEFTEDLAVRTHSVKNYMISARDKVITLCQSRKFDNSEGESSEEEEETSYGSFMIERLTGSKSGRIDHMLQDKTFEHPYLQAIGAHTNYWRDYDTALFILKHLYRDTPEDQDIIEDPDLSIVSSMDKSKQESTSVGWYEPRDTIEEDLPLTFSDKVMVRSFSSKAKKVLQKHTAPNY